The following coding sequences lie in one Anas platyrhynchos isolate ZD024472 breed Pekin duck chromosome 15, IASCAAS_PekinDuck_T2T, whole genome shotgun sequence genomic window:
- the RBBP6 gene encoding E3 ubiquitin-protein ligase RBBP6 isoform X4 translates to MSCVHYKFSSKLNYDTVTFDGLHISLCDLKRQIMAREKLKAADCDLQITNAQTKEEYTDDNALIPKNSSVIVRRIPIGGVKATSKTYVISRTEPVSGTSKAIDDSSASISLAQLTKTANLAEANASEEDKIKAMMSQSGHEYDPINYMKKPLGPPPPSYTCFRCGKPGHYIKNCPTNGDKNFESVPRIKKSTGIPRSFMMEVKDPNTKGAMLTNTGKYAIPTIDAEAYAIGKKEKPPFLPEDPSSSSEEDDPIPDELLCLICKDIMTDAVVIPCCGNSYCDECIRTALLESEEHTCPTCHQTDVSPDALIANKFLRQAVNNFKNETGYTKRLRKIQQQQQQQPPPPPPPPPPLMRQTITRNLQPLMRPTISRQQDPLMIPLASLSSHSAALAPGQPVAAGLPVNPSSVIVSDLPPAVSLSLRAEKPDGPFHDADAVIPPALMTAAELSKSSPLSISSLLEEKGYQVPVLRQPALQSLLGPQGQSIPTTGHPMRAGAIRSAGGRPGWELSTNRGRPHSERTQRTQAPTLPASAPVFVPVPPPPLYPPPPHALPLPPGVPPPQFPPQFPPGQPPSAGYPVPPPGYPPAPANMSSAWVPTAVPTAHSNAIPTTQAPPLSREEFYREQRRLKEEEKKKSKLDEFTNDFAKELMEYKKIQKERRRSFSRSKSPYSASSYSRSSYTYSKSRSGSSRSRSYSRSFSRSHSRSYSRSPPYPRRGKGKSRNYRSRSRSHGYHRSRSRSPPYRRYHSRSRSPVFRGQSPTKRTIPQGEGEREYFNRYREVPPYDIKAYYGRSVDFRDPFEKERYREWERNYREWYEKFYKGYAVGAQPRPPVNRENFSPDRFGPPGTRRENSPYARGRREDYAGGQSHRNRNIAGNYPEKLSGREGHGIKDPTKSKEKEVENPLGDGKGNKHKKHRKRRKGDENEGFPTSELLDSARKPREPGTAEDVKTDSLFMLPSRDDATPVRDEPMEADSIAFKPVSEKEKKEKDKPKAKVDKAKRKAEVAAPPKKDNAIKPAKSSQEKVDTDREKSPRIEPPVKKVKEELPKADSVKTSSSQKDEKATGTPRKVHPKATKDHPETRPAKEEKTKKDHTKEIKSEKPSSKEDKSKKAVEKGKTSDAKAEKRKRKADEKVDKEHEATSIKASKPESAESKTSPKGKTEPDGEKGERTPEKDKSAFLTTPAKKIKLNRETGKKIVSGENVPPVKEPVEKAEPSSSKAKQEKVKGKARRKVTAADGSGSTLVDYTSTSSTGGSPVRKSEEKPDTKRTVIKTMEEYNNDITAPAEDVIIMIQVPQSKWDKDDFESEEEDIKSTQPPSNIGKPASVVKNVSSKPPNPVKHNEKETEPLEKTQKTAKELSYESSQHDAKSSKSLMSNEKGKTKERDHSVSDKDASEKRKSSIQPEKDHSERATEQGNGKNISQSSKDSRSSDKHDSGRGSTAKDFTPNRDKKSDHDSNREHSSSKRRDEKSELARRKDSPSRNRESTSGQKSKPRDERAESSKKGTGDSKRSSYSPPRDRKQSDHKTTHDSKRSLEEHKPLDKNSGKEKEKEKEKEKEKEKEKEKEKEKEKEKEKEKEKEKDKEKEKEKDKEKEKEKEREKDKEKEREREKDKEKEREREKDKEKEREKEKEREKEKEKEREKEKEKEKEREREKEKEREREKEKEREKEKEKEKEKEKEKEKEKEKEKEKEKEKEKEKEKEKEKEKEEKEKEDKHVSEITSNKELGCNKPPLIQESPDAKNEKENMTGQNDKTGVKPKPQVSNPSRLSSDPTRETDEAAFVPDYNESDSESNVSAKDEETAGKNSKEPKEKAVDKVKEDTAAPATADQPEAGRSQSQSSPSVSRSRSQSPSESQTRSHSSSASSGESQDSKKKKKKKEKKKHKKHKKHKKHKKHTGNESELEKSQKHKHKKKKSKKSKDKEKDDQKVKSVTI, encoded by the exons ATGTCGTGCGTGCACTACAAGTTCTCGTCCAAGCTCAACTATGACACGGTCACCTTCGACGGCCTCCACATCTCCCTGTGCGACCTCAAGCGCCAGATCATGGCCCGCGAGAAGCTGAAGGCGGCCGACTGCGACCTGCAGATCACCAACGCCCAGACCAAAGAAG aatacACAGACGATAATGCCCTGATCCCTAAGAACTCATCAGTAATTGTTAGAAGAATCCCTATTGGAGGAGTTAAAGCTACCAGCAAAACATACGTTAT aaGTCGAACTGAACCAGTGAGTGGAACATCAAAAGCA ATTGATGACTCTTCTGCATCTATTTCTCTGGCCCAGCTTActaag ACTGCCAATCTGGCTGAAGCCAATGCTTccgaagaagataaaataaaagctatgaTGTCACAGTCTGGCCATGAATATGATCCAATCAA TTACATGAAGAAACCCTTGGGTCCACCTCCACCATCATATACTTGCTTTCGTTGTGGAAAACCTGGCCACTATATCAAGAACTGCCCAACAAATGGG GACAAAAATTTTGAGTCTGTTCCCAGGATTAAAAAGAGCACAGGAATTCCCAGAAGTTTCATGATGGAAGTGAAAGATCCTAACACAAAGGGTGCTATGCTAACAAACACTGGAAAATACGCAATACCAACAATTGATGC GGAAGCTTATGCtataggaaagaaagagaagcctCCTTTCTTGCCAGAGgatccatcctcctcctctgaaGAAGATGATCCTATTCCAGATGAGTTGTTGTGTCTGATTTGTAAAGATATAATGACAGATGCGGTTGTTATTCCCTGCTGTGGAAACAGTTACTGTGATGAAT GTATCAGAACAGCATTACTGGAATCTGAGGAACATACATGCCCAACATGTCATCAAACAGATGTGTCTCCTGATGCTTTAATTGCCAACAAGTTCTTACGCCAG GCTGTGAACAACTTCAAAAATGAAACTGGCTACACAAAAAGACTCCGTAAGATtcagcagcaacaacagcagcagccaccaccaccaccaccacctccaccaccactaATGAGACAAACAATAACACGCAACTTGCAGCCTCTAATGAGGCCAACAATTTCCAGACAGCAAGATCCACTAATGATTCCATTAGCTTCTCTGTCTTCTCATTCTGCTGCTTTGGCCCCTGGTCAgcctgtggcagctgggctgccagTAAATCCGTCTTCTGTCATTGTCTCTGATCTCCCTCCAGCAGTGTCCCTGTCTCTCCGCGCTGAAAAGCCAGATGGACCTTTTCA CGATGCAGATGCTGTTATACCTCCTGCTCTGATGACTGCCGCTGAACTTTCTAAATCTTCCCCTCTGTCAATCAGCAGTTTGTTGGAAGAAAAG GGCTATCAGGTTCCTGTACTAAGACAACCAGCATTACAAAGTCTTCTGGGTCCACAAGGACAATCAATACCCACAACTG GTCATCCCATGAGAGCCGGTGCAATTCGCTCAGCAGGCGGCAGGCCAGGTTGGGAACT AAGTACAAATCGAGGACGCCCGCATAGTGAACGTACACAAAGGACTCAGGCCCCAACACTGCCAGCATCAGCACCAGTCTTTGTGCCTGTGCCTCCACCTCCCTTGTATCCTCCACCTCCCCATGCACTTCCTCTTCCACCGGGGGTACCACCACCACAGTTTCCTCCTCAGTTTCCACCTGGTCAGCCTCCATCAGCTGGGTACCCTGTCCCCCCTCCAGGATatcccccagctcctgcaaacATGTCATCAGCTTGGGTACCAACAGCAGTACCAACGGCTCATTCAAATGCCATCCCAACGACACAAGCACCTCCTTTATCTAGGGAGGAGTTTTACAGAGAACAACGGAGACTTAAAGAGGA ggaaaagaaaaagtccaaACTTGATGAGTTTACAAATGATTTTGCTAAGGAATTGATGGAATATAAAAAGATTCAAAAGGAGCGTAGGCGTTCGTTTTCCAG gtcCAAGTCTCCCTATAGTGCTTCATCTTACTCTAGAAGTTCATATACCTACTCCAAGTCAAGATCAGGTTCTTCCCGCTCCCGCTCCTACTCTCGATCGTTTAGTCGTTCCCATTCTCGTTCCTACTCGCGATCTCCTCCGTATCCAAGAAGAGGCAAAGGGAAGAGTCGTAACTATCGGTCTAGGTCAAGGTCACATGGTTATCACCGTTCAAGGTCAAGGTCACCCCCATACAGAAGATACCATTCTCGGTCTAGGTCTCCAGTATTTCGAGGCCAGTCTCCCACTAAACGGACTATACCgcaaggggaaggagaaagggagtaTTTTAACAGATACAGAGAAGTTCCACCGTATGATATAAAAGCTTACTATGGCAGATCTGTTGACTTCAGAGATccttttgaaaaggaaagataCAGAGAATGGGAAAGGAACTATAGAGAATGGTATGAAAAGTTCTACAAGGGCTATGCTGTTGGTGCTCAACCTCGACCTCCAGTAAACAGAGAGAACTTTTCTCCAGATAGGTTTGGTCCACCTGGAACCAGACGAGAGAATTCACCATATGCTCGGGGACGTAGGGAGGATTATGCTGGTGGGCAGAGCCATAGAAATCGTAATATAGCTGGAAATTACCCTGAAAAACTTTCAGGAAGAGAGGGCCATGGTATAAAAGATCCTACAAAATCAAAAGAGAAGGAGGTTGAAAATCCACTGGGAGATggcaaaggaaataaacataaaaaacaccggaagaggagaaaaggggatGAGAATGAAGGATTTCCCACTTCTGAGTTGTTAGACAGTGCAAGAAAACCAAGAGAACCAGGTACAGCGGAAGATGTTAAAACAGATTCTCTGTTCATGCTTCCAAGTAGAGATGATGCCACACCTGTGAGAGATGAACCTATGGAAGCAGATTCTATTGCTTTCAAACCAGTgtctgaaaaggagaaaaaagagaaggataAGCCAAAAGCAAAAGTTGACAAGGCAAAACGGAAAGCAGAAGTGGCTGCTCCTCCTAAAAAAGACAATGCAATAAAACCAGCTAAATCTTCCCAAGAGAAGGTGGACACCGATCGTGAAAAATCGCCTCGAATTGAACCTCCTGTGAAAAAAGTGAAGGAAGAGTTGCCAAAAGCAGACAGCGTTAAAACTTCTTCCTCTCAAAAGGATGAGAAGGCTACTGGTACACCACGGAAAGTTCATCCAAAAGCGACAAAGGATCACCCAGAAACCAGACCagccaaggaagaaaagacaaagaaggaCCATACAAAAGAAATCAAGTCAGAGAAACCCTCCAGCAAAGAGGACAAGTCaaaaaaagctgttgaaaaAGGCAAAACTTCTGatgcaaaagctgaaaaaagaaaaagaaaagcagatgaaaaggtTGATAAAGAACATGAAGCAACTTCGATAAAGGCCTCTAAACCAGAAAGTGCTGAATCAAAAACATCACCGAAGGGAAAAACTGAACCTGATGgtgaaaaaggagagagaactCCAGAAAAGGATAAATCTGCTTTTCTTACCACTCCTGCAAAAAAGATTAAACTTAACCGAGAAACTGGCAAAAAGATTGTGAGTGGAGAAAATGTGCCACCTGTGAAAGAACCCGTTGAGAAAGCTGagccaagcagcagcaaagctaaacaagaaaaagtgaaaggaaaagcGAGAAGAAAAGTAACAGCAGCTGATGGATCTGGTTCAACTCTTGTAGATTATACCAG tACAAGTTCTACTGGAGGAAGCCCTGTTAGAAAGTCTGAAGAGAAGCCAGATACAAAACGAACTGTCATCAAGACAATGGAGGAGTATAATAATGATATAACTGCCCCTGCTGAAGATGTCATTATTATGATCCAGGTTCCTCAGTCAAAGTGGGATAAGGATGACTTTGAGTCTGAAGAGGAAGACATTAAATCTACCCAGCCACCTTCAAACATAGGAAAACCTGCTAGTGTTGTAAAAAATGTGAGTAGTAAGCCTCCAAATCCTGTAAAACACAACGAAAAAGAGACTGAGCCTTtggagaaaacacagaaaactgcaaaagagTTGAGTTATGAAAGCTCCCAGCATGATGCAAAAAGTTCAAAAAGTTTGATGTcaaatgaaaaagggaaaaccaAAGAGCGAGATCATTCTGTGTCAGACAAAGACGcttctgagaaaagaaagagcagtATTCAGCCAGAAAAAGACCACTCAGAACGTGCAACTGaacaaggaaatggaaaaaatatttctcaatcTTCCAAAGACAGCAGATCTTCAGACAAACATGATTCTGGCCGTGGATCCACTGCTAAAGACTTTACTCCTAACCGAGACAAAAAATCTGACCATGATAGCAACAGAGAGCATTCTAGTTCCAAGCGTAGAGATGAAAAAAGTGAATTAGCAAGGAGAAAAGACTCCCCTTCTCGAAACAGAGAATCTACATCAGGACAAAAAAGTAAACCAAGAGATGAACGAGCAGAGTCCTCCAAAAAGGGCACTGGAGATTCCAAAAGGAGCAGCTACAGTCCTCCACGTGACCGAAAGCAGTCAGATCACAAAACTACTCATGATTCCAAGCGTTCATTAGAGGAGCACAAACCTCTAGATAAAAAttcagggaaggagaaagaaaaggagaaggagaaagaaaaggagaaggagaaagagaaggagaaagaaaaggaaaaggagaaggagaaggagaaagaaaaggagaaggagaaggacaaggagaaagaaaaggaaaaggacaaggagaaagaaaaggaaaaggagagggagaaggacaaggaaaaggagagggagagggagaaggacaaggaaaaggagagggagagggagaaggacaaggaaaaggagagggagaaggaaaaggagagggagaaggagaaggaaaaggagagggagaaggagaaggaaaaggaaaaggagagggagagggagaaggagaaagaaagggagagggagaaggagaaagaaagggagaaggagaaggaaaaggagaaagaaaaggagaaggaaaaagagaaagaaaaggagaaggaaaaggagaaagagaaagaaaaggagaaggaaaaggagaaagagaaagaaaaggagaaggaggagaaagaaaaggaggacaAGCACGTGTCTGAAATAACGAGCAATAAAGAGTTGGGTTGCAATAAGCCACCTTTGATACAAGAATCACCAGAtgcaaaaaatgagaaagaaaacatgacTGGACAAAATGATAAAACTGGTGTCAAGCCTAAGCCTCAGGTAAGCAACCCCTCACGGCTGTCTTCTGATCCAACTCGAGAAACTGATGAGGCTGCATTTGTGCCAGACTACAATGAAAGTGACAGTGAAAGTAATGTATCTGCAAAAGATGaggaaactgcaggaaaaaattctaaagaaccaaaagaaaaagctgttgaTAAAGTTAAAGAGGATACAGCAGCACCTGCCACAGCTGACCAGCCTGAAGCAGGCAGAAGTCAAAGTCAGAGCAGCCCCAGTGTTAGCCGCAGTCGTAGTCAAAGCCCTTCCGAGAGTCAAACTCGAagccacagcagcagtgccagctcaggagagagtcaagacagcaagaaaaagaaaaagaagaaggagaagaagaagcacaagaaacacaaaaaacatAAGAAGCATAAGAAACACACTGGAAATGAATCAGAATTGGAGAAAAgccaaaaacacaaacacaagaagaaaaaatcaaagaagAGCAAAGATAAAGAGAAAGATGACCAAAAAGTTAAATCTGTCACTATATAG